One window from the genome of Deinococcus sp. NW-56 encodes:
- the rdgB gene encoding RdgB/HAM1 family non-canonical purine NTP pyrophosphatase, whose translation MRVVVATGNAGKVREIGAALSTLGWTLEGLGGLPLPEETGATYEENAALKACAASLTTRLPALADDSGLEVEALNGQPGVYSARFGGRSSDLERNLYLLEQLRRAPTRRAKFVSVVVLAYPDGHVESYRGELPGTLLEGPRGENGFGYDPLFVPDGETRTLAEMTLEEKQAISHRGRALAALREAHRNGPPPREVKGAE comes from the coding sequence ATGCGGGTGGTCGTGGCGACCGGGAATGCGGGCAAGGTGCGCGAGATCGGCGCGGCCCTGTCAACCCTGGGGTGGACCCTGGAGGGCCTCGGCGGGCTGCCGCTCCCCGAGGAGACGGGCGCGACCTACGAGGAAAACGCGGCCCTGAAAGCCTGCGCCGCCTCGCTGACCACCCGCCTCCCCGCCCTGGCCGACGACTCGGGGCTGGAGGTCGAGGCCCTGAACGGGCAGCCCGGCGTCTACTCCGCCCGCTTCGGAGGGCGCAGCAGCGACCTGGAGCGCAACCTCTACCTGCTGGAGCAACTGCGCCGCGCCCCCACCCGCCGGGCGAAGTTCGTCTCGGTGGTCGTGCTCGCCTACCCCGACGGGCATGTCGAGAGCTACCGGGGCGAGCTGCCTGGGACCCTCTTGGAAGGCCCACGCGGCGAGAACGGCTTCGGTTACGATCCCCTCTTCGTGCCCGACGGCGAGACCCGCACCCTGGCCGAGATGACCCTGGAGGAAAAGCAGGCGATCAGCCACCGGGGACGGGCGCTCGCGGCGCTGCGGGAAGCGCACCGGAACGGGCCGCCGCCGCGCGAGGTGAAGGGAGCAGAGTAG
- a CDS encoding magnesium transporter CorA family protein gives MLTYYRSIGGKLQLADGYVDGGWIHVVAPTAEELARVSRETGLDLDYLNYPLDPDERSRFEREDGQLLIIMQTSYRLGEDSDIPYDTVPLGILHTDHCIVTVCATENPVVNDVVNGLVRRVSTAKKNRLTLQLFLRNAQRFLIDVRQINKRVDTIEDRMETATRNKELMDLLKLEKSLVYFITGLKANEAMMERVKRDRIFEMYEEDSELLDDVLIENLQAIEMASIASNILTSMAGAFASVISNNVQEVVKVLTVTTILVAIPTLVTSIFGMNVPLPFQENPEALWIVLGIATALAGTLAFLFYRWRVF, from the coding sequence GTGCTGACCTACTACCGCAGCATCGGCGGCAAGCTTCAACTCGCGGACGGCTACGTCGACGGCGGCTGGATTCACGTCGTCGCGCCCACTGCCGAGGAACTCGCCCGCGTGAGCCGCGAGACGGGCCTGGACCTCGATTACCTGAATTACCCCCTCGACCCCGACGAGAGAAGCCGTTTCGAACGCGAGGACGGCCAGCTCCTGATCATCATGCAGACGAGCTACCGCCTCGGCGAGGACAGCGACATCCCCTACGACACCGTGCCGCTGGGCATCCTGCACACCGACCACTGCATCGTGACCGTGTGCGCCACCGAGAACCCGGTCGTCAACGACGTGGTGAATGGGCTGGTGCGGCGGGTCAGCACCGCCAAGAAAAATCGCCTGACCCTGCAACTCTTCCTGCGGAATGCCCAGCGCTTCCTGATCGACGTGCGCCAGATCAACAAGCGGGTGGACACCATTGAGGACCGCATGGAGACGGCCACCCGCAACAAGGAACTGATGGACCTGCTGAAGCTCGAAAAGAGCCTCGTGTACTTCATTACCGGCCTCAAGGCGAACGAGGCGATGATGGAGCGGGTCAAGCGCGACCGCATCTTCGAGATGTACGAGGAAGATTCCGAGCTGCTCGACGACGTGCTGATTGAGAACCTCCAGGCCATCGAGATGGCGTCCATCGCCAGCAACATCCTGACGAGCATGGCGGGCGCCTTCGCCTCCGTCATCAGCAACAACGTGCAGGAGGTCGTGAAGGTCCTGACCGTGACGACCATTCTGGTGGCGATTCCCACCCTGGTGACCAGCATCTTCGGAATGAATGTGCCGCTGCCCTTTCAGGAAAACCCGGAGGCGCTGTGGATCGTGCTGGGCATCGCCACGGCGCTCGCCGGGACGCTGGCCTTCCTGTTCTACCGCTGGCGGGTGTTCTGA
- a CDS encoding ferredoxin, producing the protein MPHVIVSPCIGVKDQACTEVCPVECIYDGGDQFLIHPDECIDCGACVPACPVSAIFPEEDVPAGETEFIVKNRVFFGL; encoded by the coding sequence ATGCCTCACGTGATTGTCAGCCCCTGCATCGGCGTCAAGGACCAGGCCTGCACCGAGGTCTGCCCGGTGGAGTGCATCTACGACGGCGGCGACCAGTTCCTCATTCACCCCGACGAGTGCATCGACTGCGGTGCCTGCGTCCCCGCCTGCCCCGTCAGCGCCATCTTCCCCGAAGAAGACGTGCCCGCCGGGGAAACTGAGTTCATCGTCAAAAACCGCGTCTTCTTCGGCCTCTGA
- a CDS encoding IS4 family transposase — MKAPKSRPPHDTLQTVLRSAFPLDARRLMVFTALVLAVIQARTVVLYTLKTHVPLPGTLTARYQRLCRFVQFPFPEGLFPRFALSFLPDGPVDLILDRTNWRLGQQDVNILLLSAVWNGFSLPLMWALLPHGGASDSRTRESLVLRFLTFCPDRQVRCLLADREFIGQHWFRFLDQHSIAPCIRLPARATIGQHRLPVWAVFNKLQVGEVRVWRRQTLIYGVSLRVAATKNAAGETLYLAYRGHVGPNLRRYAQRWQAENLHSALKTRGFNLEDTGLTRAERVSTLLTVVGVAFIWACVTGELLVTEKGVRIKKHGHRAVSVFRLGLDHLQDLLLHPSRSSWHTLATLMPRFEG, encoded by the coding sequence ATGAAAGCACCCAAGAGCCGACCCCCTCACGATACCTTGCAGACCGTTCTGCGGTCTGCCTTCCCCCTTGATGCCCGCCGCTTGATGGTCTTCACCGCCTTGGTCCTGGCGGTCATTCAGGCTCGCACGGTCGTCCTCTACACCCTCAAGACCCATGTTCCGTTGCCAGGTACGCTCACAGCTCGCTACCAGCGACTCTGTCGCTTCGTCCAATTTCCTTTCCCCGAGGGTTTGTTTCCCAGATTTGCGCTGTCCTTCCTGCCGGACGGTCCCGTCGATCTGATCCTCGACCGGACCAACTGGCGACTCGGCCAGCAGGACGTGAACATCCTGCTGCTTTCTGCTGTGTGGAACGGGTTCAGTCTGCCCCTCATGTGGGCATTGCTCCCACATGGTGGGGCGAGTGATTCCCGTACTCGGGAATCACTCGTGTTGCGCTTCCTGACGTTTTGCCCGGATCGGCAGGTCCGGTGCCTGCTGGCAGACCGAGAATTCATCGGCCAGCACTGGTTTCGTTTCCTCGATCAGCACAGCATCGCTCCCTGTATTCGCTTGCCTGCACGCGCCACCATCGGCCAACACCGTCTGCCCGTGTGGGCTGTGTTCAACAAGCTCCAAGTGGGCGAAGTCAGGGTCTGGCGACGCCAGACCCTGATCTACGGTGTGTCACTCCGGGTGGCCGCGACGAAGAACGCGGCCGGGGAGACGCTGTACCTCGCTTATCGGGGGCACGTGGGACCGAATCTCCGACGGTATGCCCAGCGTTGGCAGGCAGAAAACTTGCACTCCGCGCTCAAAACGAGGGGCTTCAATCTGGAAGACACCGGGCTAACCCGTGCTGAACGGGTCTCCACCCTGCTGACGGTGGTCGGTGTGGCGTTTATCTGGGCCTGTGTAACTGGGGAGCTGCTGGTAACCGAGAAAGGCGTACGGATCAAGAAACACGGACACCGTGCGGTGTCCGTGTTCCGGCTTGGCCTCGACCATCTTCAAGATCTGCTGCTGCATCCCTCTCGGTCGTCTTGGCACACCCTCGCGACTCTCATGCCGCGTTTTGAAGGGTAG
- a CDS encoding NTP transferase domain-containing protein: protein MSHEQAAPAPQWSAVVLGGGDPGDPFAAAHGVSVKGLIPVAGEPMALHVLRALRGSGRVGRVAYVGPTTPEMDLLIDERVTDHGTLLSNLEAGVEALSARGLAPGERVIVATADIPLVTPAQLADVLDAAPGDAALVYPVVRRQDCEAAFPGVQRTYARLREGSFTGGNVFLLDPRLVGEFLPRLREVLGARKAPLRLAALIGPGVLLRLLTRRLTVPALEGKVSTILGVKARALITGHAAIGTDVDKDADLALAERHLGAAG from the coding sequence ATGAGTCATGAGCAGGCTGCCCCCGCCCCGCAGTGGAGCGCCGTCGTGCTGGGCGGCGGCGACCCCGGCGACCCCTTTGCGGCGGCGCACGGGGTCAGCGTCAAGGGGCTGATTCCGGTGGCGGGCGAGCCGATGGCGCTGCATGTCCTGCGGGCGCTGCGCGGCAGCGGGCGGGTGGGCCGCGTGGCCTACGTCGGCCCGACGACGCCCGAGATGGACCTCCTGATTGACGAGCGCGTCACCGACCACGGCACCCTGCTGAGCAACCTCGAAGCGGGTGTGGAGGCCCTGAGCGCCCGTGGCCTGGCCCCCGGCGAGCGCGTGATCGTGGCGACGGCGGATATTCCGCTGGTGACCCCCGCGCAGCTCGCGGACGTGCTGGACGCGGCGCCCGGCGACGCCGCCCTCGTCTACCCGGTCGTCCGGCGCCAAGATTGCGAGGCGGCCTTCCCCGGCGTGCAGCGCACCTACGCCCGGCTGCGGGAGGGGAGCTTTACCGGGGGGAACGTCTTCCTGCTCGACCCCCGGCTGGTGGGCGAGTTCCTGCCCCGGCTGCGAGAGGTCTTAGGCGCCCGCAAGGCCCCCCTACGCCTCGCCGCGCTGATCGGCCCCGGCGTGCTGCTGCGGCTGCTGACCCGCCGCCTCACCGTGCCCGCGCTGGAGGGGAAGGTCAGCACCATCCTGGGCGTCAAGGCCCGTGCGCTCATCACCGGGCACGCCGCCATCGGCACCGACGTGGACAAGGACGCCGACCTCGCGCTGGCGGAGCGGCACTTGGGGGCGGCGGGCTGA
- a CDS encoding HAMP domain-containing sensor histidine kinase has translation MRLTLRARLALTAGLATALAAVLVAVGLFLAVNRLLWVSQVEALQSAASAVQVRVERALEESARSFGVEVLSARGLERLTDADAQTRFLEIRLSGPGGQVQTPRFPAELNTALPPDVYTLDGRLLAVRSLRGGGRLAVLSDAPVLTEARRAFTRALAWLLPLVLALAAGLGYAVAGRLLAPVRRLEGAARRIGAGGDLRSPLPGAGEGDELARLARTLEGAFGRVADARDREQDFVRAAAHDLRSPLAALTARVDATLAHDREPERYRAELRELGTDLTRLSTLTNHLLLLARDPAALSQAAVPLRDLAAEAVDRARELSPEADVDLIAPQALTTHGDRVLLGQAVWNLTANALLHAPGAAVTVTVRPDGAGGAEVEVRDDGPGVDAATLARLGEAFYRPDASRTAGGHGLGLALARRAAEVHGGELRLSSAPGGGFTATLHLPARAPGGVVRSRA, from the coding sequence ATGCGCCTGACCCTCCGCGCCCGCCTCGCGCTCACCGCTGGGTTGGCAACCGCGCTCGCCGCCGTGCTGGTGGCGGTGGGCCTCTTTCTCGCGGTGAACCGCCTGCTGTGGGTCTCGCAGGTGGAGGCCCTCCAGAGTGCGGCGAGCGCGGTGCAGGTGCGGGTGGAGCGGGCGCTGGAGGAGTCGGCGCGGTCGTTCGGGGTGGAGGTGCTGTCGGCGAGGGGGTTGGAGCGCCTGACCGACGCGGACGCGCAGACCCGCTTCCTCGAAATTCGGCTGAGCGGTCCCGGCGGGCAGGTCCAGACGCCGCGCTTTCCCGCCGAGCTGAACACCGCCCTCCCGCCGGATGTGTACACGCTGGACGGCCGATTGCTCGCGGTGCGGTCCCTGCGGGGTGGGGGGCGGCTGGCGGTGCTCTCGGACGCGCCCGTGCTCACCGAGGCGCGGCGGGCCTTCACCAGGGCGCTGGCGTGGCTGCTGCCGCTGGTGCTCGCGCTGGCGGCGGGACTGGGCTACGCGGTGGCCGGGCGGCTGCTGGCCCCGGTGCGGCGGCTGGAGGGGGCCGCGCGGCGCATCGGGGCGGGGGGCGACCTGCGCTCGCCGCTGCCCGGCGCGGGCGAGGGCGACGAACTCGCGCGGCTGGCCCGCACGCTGGAGGGGGCCTTTGGGCGGGTGGCCGACGCCCGCGACCGCGAGCAGGACTTCGTGCGGGCCGCCGCCCACGACCTGCGCTCGCCGCTGGCCGCCCTGACCGCGCGGGTGGACGCCACTCTGGCCCACGACCGCGAGCCGGAGCGCTACCGGGCCGAGCTGCGCGAACTGGGCACCGACCTCACCCGGCTCTCGACCCTCACCAACCACCTCCTCCTGCTCGCCCGCGACCCGGCGGCCCTCTCGCAGGCGGCGGTGCCCCTGCGCGACCTCGCGGCGGAGGCGGTGGACCGCGCCCGCGAGCTCTCGCCCGAGGCCGATGTGGACCTGATCGCGCCGCAGGCCCTGACCACGCACGGTGACCGGGTGCTGCTGGGGCAGGCGGTGTGGAACCTCACCGCGAACGCGCTGCTGCACGCGCCCGGCGCGGCCGTCACCGTCACCGTGCGCCCGGACGGGGCAGGTGGGGCGGAGGTCGAGGTCCGCGACGACGGTCCCGGCGTGGACGCGGCGACCCTGGCGCGGCTGGGCGAGGCCTTCTACCGCCCCGACGCCAGCCGCACGGCCGGAGGGCATGGGCTGGGGCTGGCACTGGCCCGCCGCGCGGCGGAGGTGCATGGGGGCGAGCTGCGGCTCTCGAGTGCCCCCGGCGGGGGGTTCACGGCCACCCTGCACCTTCCGGCCCGTGCGCCGGGCGGGGTGGTACGCTCTCGCGCATGA
- a CDS encoding response regulator transcription factor, with translation MRLLFVEDDPRIAEPTLGALREAGYAATWRQTGPEGLEEALVGEYPLVVLDVMLPGLDGFEIARELRSAGSEAAILFLTARGELEDRVQGLDLGGDAYLVKPFAVPELLATLRALSRRERGAPSPRVTFAGGRGALDTVGRVVTWDGAEVAVTGREYALLEALALAPDRWFTREELLDRVWGPEFGGEARIVDVYVRYLRRKLAPEAVSSERGRGYRVAG, from the coding sequence ATGCGCCTGCTCTTCGTGGAGGACGACCCCCGCATCGCGGAGCCGACGCTGGGTGCCCTGCGCGAGGCGGGGTACGCGGCGACGTGGCGGCAGACCGGGCCGGAGGGGCTGGAGGAGGCGCTCGTCGGCGAGTATCCCCTGGTCGTGCTGGACGTGATGCTGCCGGGCCTGGACGGCTTCGAGATCGCGCGGGAGCTGCGCTCGGCGGGGTCGGAGGCGGCCATCCTCTTTCTGACGGCGCGGGGCGAGCTGGAAGACCGGGTGCAGGGGCTGGACCTGGGGGGAGACGCCTACCTCGTCAAGCCGTTCGCGGTGCCGGAGCTGCTTGCCACGCTGCGGGCCTTGTCGCGGCGGGAGCGGGGGGCGCCGAGTCCGCGCGTGACCTTTGCGGGTGGGCGCGGGGCGCTGGACACCGTGGGCCGGGTGGTGACCTGGGACGGGGCGGAGGTGGCCGTAACCGGGCGGGAATACGCGCTGCTCGAAGCCCTCGCGCTGGCGCCCGACCGCTGGTTTACCCGCGAGGAGCTGCTCGACCGGGTGTGGGGACCGGAGTTCGGCGGCGAGGCCCGCATCGTGGACGTGTACGTGCGTTATCTGCGGCGCAAGCTCGCGCCGGAGGCCGTGAGCAGCGAGCGGGGGCGGGGCTACCGGGTGGCGGGGTGA
- a CDS encoding YkvA family protein, translating into MILRLRRIWRDALTLLLALRDRRTPARARLAALAALVYALSPVDLLPEALPLLGVGDDLVVVPTVLALAARGLPPAVLADARARSAGLQQRLPWLLPSLALLFLAGVVGLGWALLRTLGG; encoded by the coding sequence GTGATTCTCCGACTTCGCCGCATCTGGCGGGACGCCCTGACCCTGCTCCTCGCCCTGCGCGACCGCCGCACGCCTGCGCGGGCACGGCTGGCGGCCCTGGCCGCGCTCGTCTACGCGCTGAGCCCGGTGGACCTGCTGCCCGAGGCCCTGCCGCTGCTGGGCGTCGGGGACGACCTCGTGGTGGTGCCCACGGTGCTCGCGCTCGCGGCGCGGGGGCTGCCCCCGGCGGTGCTCGCCGACGCGCGGGCGCGGAGTGCGGGGCTGCAACAGCGCCTGCCGTGGCTGCTGCCCTCATTGGCGCTGCTGTTCCTGGCTGGGGTGGTGGGGTTGGGGTGGGCCTTGCTGCGCACGCTGGGCGGTTAA
- the rplU gene encoding 50S ribosomal protein L21 — protein MFAIIQSGGKQYRVQEGDVVRVESLTGEAGQTLTLTPLFVGGEQAIFGEGAGRYSVEAEVVEHGRGPKIYIRKYKSGIQYRRRTGHRQNYTAIRITGIKG, from the coding sequence ATGTTTGCGATCATTCAAAGCGGCGGCAAGCAGTACCGCGTGCAGGAAGGCGACGTTGTGCGCGTGGAGTCCCTCACGGGCGAAGCCGGGCAGACCCTGACCCTGACCCCCCTCTTCGTGGGCGGCGAGCAGGCCATCTTCGGCGAAGGCGCCGGGCGCTACAGCGTGGAAGCCGAGGTCGTCGAGCACGGCCGTGGCCCCAAGATCTACATCCGCAAGTACAAGAGCGGCATCCAGTACCGCCGCCGCACCGGCCACCGCCAGAACTACACGGCGATCCGGATCACGGGCATCAAGGGTTAA
- the rpmA gene encoding 50S ribosomal protein L27 — translation MAHKKGVGSSKNGRDSNPKYLGVKKFGGEVVVAGNILVRQRGTKFKAGQGVGMGRDHTLFALVDGKVIFTNRGEKGRFISVETVQAPVAAD, via the coding sequence ATGGCACACAAGAAAGGCGTGGGTTCGTCCAAGAACGGACGCGACAGCAATCCCAAGTACCTGGGCGTGAAGAAGTTCGGCGGCGAAGTGGTCGTCGCGGGGAACATCCTCGTGCGGCAGCGCGGCACCAAGTTCAAGGCGGGCCAGGGCGTCGGCATGGGCCGCGACCACACCCTCTTCGCGCTGGTGGACGGCAAGGTCATCTTCACCAACCGTGGCGAGAAGGGCCGCTTTATCAGCGTCGAGACGGTGCAGGCGCCCGTCGCCGCCGACTGA
- the obgE gene encoding GTPase ObgE, producing the protein MAFRDVLDIELAAGNGGDGSMSFHRAKYMEKGGPDGGHGGRGGSIILRAIEGVESLERLVGRRKFKAENGAYGEGRLRQGSDGADLYIDVPVGTTAFDRDSGKVIADLVRVGQEQVIARGGLGGRGNSTFVSSTRQAPRFAELGTPGQKRRVRLELRLIADVGLVGYPNAGKSSLLAALSRANPAIADYPFTTLSPILGVVDRAQGDERFTMADIPGIIEGASEGKGLGLEFLRHISRTRLLVYVLDVTRDPVEELRALQAELRAYDPSLLDNAAAIALNKTELVDADLVAMVEGELAESGLPVLPVSAKTGEGLPELREALFQLLPDRELWAQTQALEVEPDEVREAPLTLTFREGAPERGQTDPERIWEVTGGGFEARLDRFSRHMEDAAEYLSNLFKRQGLYRELKRAGAREGDTVEIGPFRFEYFADEE; encoded by the coding sequence ATGGCATTTCGTGACGTGCTGGACATTGAGCTGGCGGCCGGAAATGGCGGCGACGGCAGCATGAGCTTCCACCGGGCCAAGTACATGGAAAAGGGCGGCCCGGACGGAGGGCACGGCGGGCGCGGGGGCAGCATCATCCTCCGGGCCATCGAGGGCGTGGAAAGCCTGGAACGGCTGGTCGGGCGGCGCAAGTTCAAGGCCGAGAACGGGGCCTACGGCGAGGGCCGGTTGCGCCAGGGCTCGGACGGGGCGGACCTCTACATCGACGTCCCGGTGGGCACCACCGCCTTCGACCGCGACTCGGGCAAGGTGATCGCCGACCTCGTGCGGGTGGGGCAGGAGCAAGTCATCGCGCGGGGCGGGCTGGGGGGCCGGGGCAACTCGACCTTTGTCAGCAGCACCCGGCAGGCGCCGCGTTTCGCGGAACTCGGCACGCCGGGGCAGAAGCGGCGGGTGCGGCTGGAACTGCGATTGATCGCCGACGTGGGCCTGGTCGGCTACCCCAACGCGGGCAAGAGCAGCCTGCTGGCGGCCCTGTCGCGGGCCAATCCCGCCATCGCGGACTACCCGTTCACGACCCTCTCCCCCATCCTGGGCGTGGTGGACCGCGCCCAGGGCGACGAGCGTTTCACGATGGCCGACATCCCCGGCATCATCGAGGGCGCGTCGGAGGGCAAGGGGCTGGGGCTGGAGTTCCTGCGCCACATCAGCCGCACCCGGCTGCTGGTGTACGTGCTGGACGTGACCCGCGACCCGGTGGAGGAGCTGCGGGCCTTGCAAGCCGAGCTGCGGGCCTACGACCCCAGCCTGCTGGACAACGCCGCCGCCATCGCGCTGAACAAGACCGAACTCGTGGACGCCGACCTCGTGGCGATGGTGGAAGGCGAGCTGGCCGAGTCCGGCCTCCCGGTGCTGCCCGTCAGCGCGAAGACGGGCGAGGGGCTGCCCGAGCTGCGCGAGGCCCTGTTCCAGCTTCTGCCCGACCGCGAGCTGTGGGCGCAGACCCAGGCGCTGGAGGTCGAACCCGACGAGGTGCGCGAGGCCCCCCTCACCCTGACCTTCCGCGAGGGTGCCCCCGAGCGCGGCCAGACCGACCCCGAGCGCATCTGGGAGGTCACGGGCGGCGGCTTCGAGGCGCGGCTGGACCGCTTTTCCCGGCATATGGAGGACGCCGCCGAGTACCTCTCGAACCTCTTCAAACGCCAGGGCCTCTACCGCGAACTCAAGCGGGCCGGGGCGCGCGAGGGCGATACGGTGGAGATTGGCCCCTTCCGCTTCGAGTACTTCGCGGACGAGGAGTAA
- a CDS encoding peptidylprolyl isomerase yields the protein MKRALLILTALLTLTACQDQQESTTDTPASQTEEAQTDTPATDETSAEAEEAKAADESGDAAASAEKVTKPGPVPAGYALVPALSEKPVREYKSEPDFALEDGKDYYALIDTTRGQILADLYEQETPVTVNNFVTLARNHYYDGIKFHRVIEDFMAQTGDPTGTGSGGPGYSFADEFRTDLTFDSAGILAMANSGPATNGSQFFITFAPTDFLNGKHTIFGKVVQGEDVLGKLTRTSDASSGQEAPIEGVTPDEMVTVRIVTKG from the coding sequence GTGAAACGCGCCCTGCTGATCCTCACGGCCCTGCTGACCCTGACCGCCTGTCAGGATCAGCAGGAGAGCACCACCGACACCCCCGCCAGCCAGACCGAGGAAGCCCAGACCGACACCCCCGCCACCGACGAGACCTCGGCCGAGGCGGAGGAGGCGAAGGCGGCCGACGAGAGCGGCGACGCTGCGGCCAGCGCCGAGAAGGTCACCAAGCCCGGCCCGGTCCCGGCGGGCTATGCGCTGGTTCCCGCGCTCTCCGAGAAGCCGGTCCGCGAGTACAAGTCGGAGCCTGACTTCGCGCTGGAAGACGGCAAGGACTACTACGCCCTGATTGACACGACCAGGGGTCAGATTCTCGCCGATCTCTACGAGCAGGAGACGCCCGTCACCGTGAACAACTTCGTGACGCTGGCCCGCAACCACTACTACGACGGGATCAAGTTCCACCGCGTCATCGAGGACTTCATGGCGCAGACGGGCGACCCCACGGGCACCGGCAGCGGCGGCCCCGGCTACAGCTTTGCCGACGAGTTCCGCACCGACCTCACCTTCGATTCGGCGGGCATCCTGGCGATGGCGAACAGCGGCCCCGCGACCAACGGCTCGCAGTTTTTCATCACCTTTGCGCCCACCGACTTCCTGAACGGCAAGCACACCATCTTCGGCAAGGTCGTGCAGGGCGAGGACGTGCTGGGCAAGCTGACCCGCACCTCGGACGCCAGCTCCGGCCAGGAGGCCCCCATTGAGGGCGTGACTCCCGACGAGATGGTCACCGTGCGGATCGTGACCAAGGGCTGA
- the cmk gene encoding (d)CMP kinase: protein MIVTIDGVAASGKSSVASGVARALGIPYVSSGLLYRAATLLGLEAGLALTDAAGLLAHLHATPLRLEPRAEGNRVWAGERELTEELHSSRVDAGVSAVAALPEVRAWVDAQLRALPEPFVAEGRDMGTNVFPHAEAKFYLTASPRVRAERRAKERPEDVSAIEAALTERDRMDTVQSAPAPDARVIDTGPLTLGEVIGMVLAEVRGP, encoded by the coding sequence GTGATCGTGACGATAGACGGCGTGGCGGCCAGCGGCAAATCGAGTGTGGCGTCGGGCGTGGCGCGGGCGCTGGGGATTCCCTATGTCAGCAGCGGCCTGCTCTACCGTGCCGCGACCTTGCTGGGGCTGGAGGCGGGCCTCGCTCTGACTGATGCGGCGGGCCTGCTGGCGCACCTGCACGCCACCCCCCTGCGCCTCGAACCCCGCGCCGAGGGCAACCGGGTGTGGGCGGGCGAGCGCGAGCTGACCGAGGAGCTTCACTCCTCGCGGGTGGACGCCGGGGTCAGCGCCGTGGCGGCCCTGCCCGAGGTGCGGGCGTGGGTGGACGCCCAGCTCCGCGCCCTGCCCGAACCCTTCGTGGCCGAGGGACGTGACATGGGCACAAATGTCTTTCCGCACGCGGAGGCCAAGTTCTACCTGACCGCCAGCCCCCGCGTCCGCGCCGAGCGCCGGGCAAAAGAGCGCCCCGAGGACGTGTCCGCCATCGAAGCGGCCCTGACCGAACGCGACCGGATGGACACGGTGCAGAGTGCGCCCGCCCCGGACGCGCGGGTGATCGACACGGGGCCGCTGACGCTGGGAGAGGTCATTGGGATGGTGCTGGCAGAGGTCCGGGGGCCGTAA